The following is a genomic window from Bordetella sp. H567.
CCGCTTCCCAACCCGGATCCGCGGGCACAATGCAGACCGGCGTTCTGCCCACCACCTACCGCCGGCCGTCTCATGTATTGATCGTCTCCGACGATGCATCCCAGCTGCGGGCCACCACCGACTTCCTGCGCAACCAGCTCTTTCGCGTCACGCTTTCGTCTGGATGGCAGGGCTATTATCACGCGCAGGCTTGGCGTCCCGACATTATCCTTTTGGACGGTGCGATGCACGACATGGACCCGTTCATGATGGGTCGCTTGATGATGCAGACTCCGGATACGCAAGGCATACCGCTTATTTTCCTGCTTGACCCCGGAAGCCAGGCTACAAGCCGTGAAGCATTCTCGCTGGGCGCGATCGATTGCATTACCAAGCCGGTTTACCCTGAAGAACTCCTGGCCCGCATATCGGTACATCTGCGCAGGATGCCTACCCGCGATCAAGATGGGACCCAGCGGTCCCGCACACCGGCGG
Proteins encoded in this region:
- a CDS encoding response regulator transcription factor, giving the protein MSYPTISEPRIAPSLDAASQPGSAGTMQTGVLPTTYRRPSHVLIVSDDASQLRATTDFLRNQLFRVTLSSGWQGYYHAQAWRPDIILLDGAMHDMDPFMMGRLMMQTPDTQGIPLIFLLDPGSQATSREAFSLGAIDCITKPVYPEELLARISVHLRRMPTRDQDGTQRSRTPAAEELLLRNALNAIATDVGSIHTVRQLARQIGTNERKLSALFKSRMGKSAHKVIFTQKMETARRLLAQTGMPVREVANHVGFRSVCNFSVAFHRDQGITPSGYRRQARATRGQDMTAGDDLTNVADEDATAQGGSRDH